One part of the Chryseobacterium mulctrae genome encodes these proteins:
- a CDS encoding alpha-ketoglutarate-dependent dioxygenase AlkB family protein, which produces MQLSLFDTEEFYEFPKDLLEYKENFLSTEEADRLKDHLLQTAPWEQRTQKMYDKTVITPRLTAWYGDDKKSYQSADNNTSDTNPWTSELLALKERIEKEFGYRFNGVLLNLYRDNNDSVAWHRDKESRYGKRPVIASISLGQTRNFDFRKKDHHQSKYSLPLPNGSLLIMKGDLQENWEHRIAKSTIPMKERINLTFRLINEL; this is translated from the coding sequence ATGCAGCTAAGTTTATTTGACACAGAAGAATTTTACGAATTTCCAAAAGATCTTTTGGAATACAAAGAAAATTTCCTGAGCACTGAAGAGGCAGATCGGTTAAAAGATCATCTGCTTCAAACAGCACCATGGGAACAGCGTACTCAGAAGATGTATGATAAGACCGTCATAACACCACGACTGACCGCCTGGTATGGTGATGACAAAAAATCTTACCAATCGGCTGATAATAATACATCAGATACCAATCCCTGGACTTCGGAGTTGCTGGCATTAAAAGAAAGAATTGAAAAAGAATTCGGTTATAGGTTCAATGGGGTTCTATTAAATCTCTATCGGGACAACAATGATTCAGTAGCCTGGCACAGGGATAAGGAAAGCAGGTATGGAAAGCGTCCTGTTATTGCGTCCATTAGCCTTGGGCAGACCAGAAACTTTGATTTCAGAAAAAAAGACCATCATCAGAGCAAATACAGCCTACCACTCCCAAACGGTTCACTGCTCATTATGAAGGGTGACCTTCAGGAAAACTGGGAACACCGGATCGCTAAATCTACAATACCCATGAAGGAACGAATTAATTTGACCTTCCGATTGATCAATGAACTATAA
- a CDS encoding DNA polymerase III subunit alpha codes for MFLNCHTYHSLRYGTISVEDLVQLAVDYQLKVLALTDINTVTGIYQFYKLCQEKGIKPIVGMDIRVENEQYYICLAKNPKGIAEVNRLLTNYNYEGIEIAKANPELKDSFVIYPLTNIPEKLLEHEFIGIRQDELNRLFDPELKALTHKMVILHPVTFKTDEEYELHKVLRAIAGNTLFTKLTEDDYCKSNENFIGKRGLLEKYSQYPEIIENTKYIVDECSFDFDFKTPKNKKYYTENKENDFKLLKKLAYEGLDKRYPDDNVQAKARVDKELAVIDQLNFCGYFLITWDIVQYSNRMDFMHVGRGSGANSIVSYCIGITDICPLELDLYFERFLNLNRKTPPDFDLDWSWKNRDTILEYIFKKYGKNHVAFCGTNVEFKSRSRFRELGKVFGLPKEELDLLSKKPKDQHDQNSIVQEIYKYEKLLVGFPNQRSMHSCGILISEDPITNYSALEFPPKEFPIVQFDMHTAEDIGLEKFDILSQRGLGTIKDTVKLIEEKRGIIVDIEDTRISKGETKCNEFLSIGKTIGCFYIESPAMRGLLRRLKCDNYKVLVAASSIIRPGVAQSGMMREYIFRHNHPDQFEYFHEVFEKELGETYGIMVYQEDVIKIALHFGGVSAENGDVLRRAMSGKGRSLSALQKLKDDFFESCKKKGHPEKLSQEVYRQIESFAGYSFCKAHSASYAVESYQSLYLKAYYPIEFMVSAINNGGGFYRTEVYVHEAKMAGATIHNPCVNLSEFQTTVYGTEVYLGLMHIEKLEATVKQFIPEERKNNRDYKSLEDFVKRVSIGIETLQTLIFIGAFRFTGKQKHELLIEARFLFSKGQYRTKIISLFDEPQKDYMLPVIQRDRFEDAFDEIEILGFPVSFSIFDLLKTRYRGHVLVKDLLKYHKRQVKMLAYLISRKHVPIKKKDHPGKKDDMYFGTWIDADGQYFDTAHFPDSLRKFPFKEGGIYLLLGTVEVDYHFPTVTITKMAKMPIIADPRYSMDEEKSQAIERSLREDVSMTSRKPYPQEFEIGLPRTKMN; via the coding sequence ATGTTTCTTAATTGCCATACTTATCACAGTTTACGTTATGGAACCATCTCTGTTGAAGACCTGGTTCAGCTGGCTGTTGATTATCAACTAAAAGTGTTGGCATTGACGGATATCAATACCGTGACCGGTATCTATCAGTTTTACAAACTTTGTCAGGAAAAAGGAATCAAACCGATTGTCGGGATGGATATCAGGGTTGAAAATGAACAATACTACATCTGTCTTGCCAAAAACCCAAAAGGCATCGCAGAGGTCAACAGGCTTTTAACCAATTACAATTATGAAGGAATCGAGATCGCTAAAGCTAATCCAGAACTGAAAGATAGTTTTGTAATCTATCCCTTAACAAATATTCCTGAAAAACTGCTGGAACATGAATTTATCGGGATCAGGCAGGATGAGCTCAATCGGTTGTTCGATCCTGAATTGAAAGCTTTAACCCATAAAATGGTTATCCTCCATCCGGTAACCTTTAAGACGGATGAAGAATATGAATTGCATAAGGTTCTGAGGGCAATAGCAGGCAACACTTTATTCACTAAACTCACAGAGGATGATTATTGTAAAAGCAATGAGAACTTTATCGGTAAAAGAGGACTGTTAGAGAAGTATTCCCAATATCCGGAGATCATTGAAAACACAAAATATATTGTTGATGAATGCAGTTTTGACTTTGACTTTAAAACACCCAAAAACAAAAAATATTATACCGAAAATAAGGAAAATGATTTTAAATTATTGAAAAAACTGGCTTATGAGGGCCTAGACAAAAGATATCCTGATGATAACGTACAGGCAAAGGCAAGAGTGGATAAAGAACTGGCAGTGATCGATCAACTTAATTTCTGTGGCTATTTTTTGATCACCTGGGATATTGTCCAGTACAGCAACCGGATGGACTTTATGCATGTTGGTCGTGGCAGCGGTGCCAATTCCATTGTGAGCTACTGCATCGGGATCACGGACATATGCCCATTGGAACTTGACCTTTATTTTGAAAGGTTTTTAAATCTTAACAGGAAGACACCTCCGGACTTTGATCTGGATTGGAGTTGGAAGAATAGGGATACTATTTTGGAATATATCTTTAAAAAATATGGAAAAAACCATGTAGCCTTTTGCGGGACCAATGTTGAATTTAAAAGCAGATCGAGATTCAGGGAATTGGGGAAAGTTTTCGGGCTGCCCAAAGAAGAACTGGATTTACTTTCCAAAAAACCAAAAGACCAGCACGATCAGAATTCCATCGTTCAGGAAATTTATAAATATGAAAAACTATTGGTCGGCTTTCCCAATCAGAGAAGCATGCATTCCTGCGGCATCCTTATATCCGAGGATCCGATCACCAATTACTCTGCTTTGGAGTTTCCTCCAAAGGAATTCCCTATCGTGCAGTTCGATATGCATACGGCTGAAGATATCGGACTGGAAAAGTTTGACATTCTGTCTCAGAGAGGATTGGGAACCATCAAAGATACGGTCAAACTGATCGAAGAAAAAAGAGGGATTATTGTTGACATTGAAGATACAAGGATTTCCAAAGGTGAGACCAAGTGCAATGAATTCCTGAGCATTGGAAAGACCATCGGATGCTTTTACATAGAATCCCCAGCGATGCGGGGTTTATTGAGAAGACTGAAATGTGATAATTATAAAGTCCTGGTAGCCGCCTCATCTATCATCCGACCCGGTGTAGCACAGAGTGGTATGATGCGGGAATATATATTCCGGCATAACCATCCTGATCAATTTGAATATTTTCACGAGGTCTTTGAAAAAGAATTGGGTGAAACCTATGGTATTATGGTGTATCAGGAGGACGTGATAAAAATCGCACTTCATTTTGGGGGTGTTTCTGCGGAAAATGGGGATGTACTAAGAAGAGCCATGAGCGGCAAGGGCCGTTCATTATCCGCCCTGCAAAAATTAAAAGATGATTTTTTTGAATCGTGCAAGAAAAAGGGTCATCCTGAAAAATTGTCCCAAGAAGTGTATCGCCAGATCGAATCCTTTGCAGGATACTCATTCTGTAAAGCCCACTCGGCTTCCTATGCGGTGGAAAGTTATCAGAGTCTTTATCTGAAAGCCTACTACCCTATTGAATTTATGGTTTCTGCCATCAACAACGGCGGTGGATTTTATAGAACGGAAGTTTATGTGCACGAAGCTAAAATGGCAGGAGCGACCATTCATAATCCTTGTGTCAACCTCAGTGAATTCCAGACGACGGTCTATGGAACAGAAGTATACCTAGGCCTGATGCACATCGAAAAATTAGAGGCTACGGTCAAGCAGTTCATTCCTGAAGAAAGAAAAAACAATCGAGACTATAAGTCGCTTGAAGATTTTGTGAAAAGAGTTTCTATAGGCATCGAAACATTACAGACTCTTATTTTCATCGGAGCTTTCAGATTCACAGGAAAACAAAAACATGAACTGCTGATCGAGGCCAGATTCCTGTTCTCTAAAGGTCAGTACAGAACTAAAATTATTTCTTTATTTGACGAGCCTCAAAAGGATTATATGTTACCGGTTATTCAGAGAGACCGGTTTGAAGATGCTTTTGATGAAATTGAGATATTGGGCTTTCCCGTCTCCTTTTCTATATTTGATCTGCTGAAAACAAGATACAGGGGTCACGTTTTAGTAAAGGATCTTTTAAAATATCATAAAAGACAAGTCAAGATGCTGGCGTATCTGATATCAAGAAAGCATGTGCCTATCAAAAAGAAAGATCATCCCGGCAAGAAAGACGACATGTACTTCGGGACCTGGATCGATGCTGATGGTCAGTATTTTGACACAGCTCATTTTCCGGATAGTCTTAGAAAATTTCCTTTCAAAGAAGGGGGAATTTATTTGTTGCTCGGAACGGTTGAGGTCGATTACCATTTTCCTACGGTCACCATTACCAAGATGGCAAAGATGCCGATCATTGCCGACCCCCGATATTCCATGGATGAGGAAAAATCTCAGGCAATTGAAAGGAGCCTTAGGGAAGACGTGAGTATGACCTCCCGTAAACCTTATCCGCAGGAATTCGAGATAGGATTGCCGAGAACCAAGATGAACTGA
- a CDS encoding type 1 glutamine amidotransferase domain-containing protein: MSKKVLFVLTSHDELGNTGQKTGFWTEELAAPYYALSDKGVEITLASPKGGQPPIDPKSEDPSSQTDATRRMDNDEVLKEKLKNTHKLSEVKSEDFDAVFYPGGHGPLWDLAEDKVSQDLIVDFYTNGKPVAFVCHAPGVLKDVKIDGEYLVKDKNVTGFTNTEEEAVQLTDVVPFLVEDMLKQNGGSYSKIEDWAPYAVVDGRLITGQNPASSEKVAEELLKLI; the protein is encoded by the coding sequence ATGAGCAAAAAAGTTTTATTCGTGCTTACGAGTCACGATGAATTAGGAAATACAGGTCAGAAGACCGGATTCTGGACTGAGGAATTAGCAGCGCCATATTATGCATTGTCTGATAAAGGGGTTGAAATTACATTGGCCTCTCCAAAAGGGGGTCAACCACCAATTGATCCGAAAAGTGAAGACCCTTCATCTCAAACGGATGCAACACGTAGAATGGATAATGATGAGGTTTTAAAGGAAAAATTAAAAAACACCCACAAATTATCCGAAGTCAAAAGTGAAGACTTTGATGCGGTATTCTATCCTGGTGGTCACGGTCCTTTATGGGATCTGGCTGAAGACAAGGTTTCACAAGACCTTATAGTTGATTTTTATACCAACGGTAAGCCTGTAGCATTTGTATGCCACGCTCCCGGGGTTTTGAAGGATGTGAAAATAGATGGTGAGTATCTGGTAAAGGATAAAAATGTTACCGGATTCACCAATACCGAAGAAGAGGCAGTACAGTTAACGGATGTTGTTCCGTTTCTGGTTGAAGATATGCTGAAACAGAATGGCGGATCATATAGTAAAATTGAAGATTGGGCTCCTTACGCTGTGGTTGACGGAAGACTGATCACAGGACAAAATCCTGCATCTTCAGAAAAGGTGGCTGAGGAACTTTTGAAGCTGATTTAG
- a CDS encoding transporter, which translates to MKKFILIIFSVINISILAAEKDSLYIPRYESQAYTSLKTQEFFCDACGCAAGNGSSGFESLLNPQFIGIKYFAQHYKAKENLFTNDLTQDQYFNTIQIWGKIPVTNKLSVYASLPFNFHEKKTLQGDIKVSGIGDASLMGIYELMKSKNTFHQLNGGIGVKIPLGKFDEKGITGVNPSFQLGTGSWDYQMALSYKYQKSLFALLVNTDYTLKTENKKHYQFGNQWNYVVTGFHRIWKNENSNISGKLGLQGEVYDWNKQFGEVMPRTAGSALYGKLGFEASYKKFSLGSELMLPAYTNLASGDIEARSRFSLFVNFGL; encoded by the coding sequence ATGAAGAAATTCATTTTAATTATATTTTCAGTTATTAATATTTCCATTTTAGCGGCTGAAAAAGACAGTCTTTACATTCCAAGATATGAATCTCAGGCTTACACCTCTTTAAAAACTCAGGAATTCTTCTGTGACGCTTGCGGATGTGCTGCCGGAAACGGATCTTCAGGTTTTGAATCTTTATTGAATCCTCAGTTCATCGGCATCAAATATTTTGCACAGCATTATAAAGCGAAAGAAAACCTTTTCACGAATGATCTGACCCAGGACCAGTATTTTAATACGATCCAGATCTGGGGGAAAATTCCGGTTACCAATAAATTGAGCGTATATGCGAGCCTCCCATTTAATTTCCACGAGAAGAAAACCCTTCAAGGTGATATCAAAGTAAGTGGCATCGGTGATGCCAGCTTAATGGGAATCTATGAACTGATGAAATCAAAAAACACTTTCCATCAGCTCAATGGTGGGATCGGTGTAAAGATCCCATTAGGTAAATTTGATGAAAAAGGGATCACAGGCGTCAATCCAAGTTTTCAGCTGGGAACAGGAAGTTGGGATTATCAGATGGCTTTAAGCTACAAATATCAGAAAAGCCTGTTTGCGTTACTGGTCAATACAGATTATACCCTTAAAACAGAGAACAAGAAGCATTATCAGTTCGGAAACCAGTGGAATTATGTGGTCACAGGATTCCACAGGATCTGGAAAAATGAAAACAGCAATATTTCAGGAAAACTGGGGCTACAGGGTGAGGTCTATGACTGGAACAAACAATTTGGAGAGGTTATGCCTCGAACGGCCGGAAGTGCACTATACGGGAAGCTGGGATTTGAGGCGTCCTACAAGAAATTCAGTTTGGGAAGCGAATTGATGTTGCCCGCTTATACCAATCTGGCAAGTGGAGATATTGAAGCGAGATCAAGATTCAGTTTGTTTGTGAACTTTGGTTTATGA
- a CDS encoding cytochrome-c peroxidase, with amino-acid sequence MIKHCYQSKREQTGSLLIFLFLLLAILNSCSDEYEGIPIDKDEAYDLEKPSGFPEMTFDITGNPITVNGVALGKKLFYEGKLSRNNTISCGFCHIQEYAFTHHGHPVSHGIDDKLGIINAPAIQNMVFLKNFSWDGVSHNLDERSLVPITTDFEMDSSLPEVVGKLNADANYKKMFKAAYGDDNITGERVLKAISQFMRTMISADSKYDRHKKGTASFTSEESQGMALFQNKCSSCHSGELFTDESYRNTGMYYNAQYDDRGRYRVTLDWNDNMKFRVPSLRNVEHTAPYMHDGRFYTLEAVLNFYSDNVEDQPNLDPLLKQNGHVGISMTSLEKQNISAFLKTLSDQNFITNKKFAE; translated from the coding sequence ATGATTAAACATTGTTATCAATCCAAAAGAGAGCAAACAGGCTCTCTTTTGATTTTTCTTTTTTTGCTATTGGCAATTCTAAATTCCTGTTCAGATGAATACGAAGGAATTCCCATTGATAAAGACGAAGCGTATGATCTGGAAAAACCCAGCGGTTTTCCTGAAATGACCTTTGACATCACCGGAAATCCAATTACTGTAAACGGCGTTGCTTTAGGAAAGAAATTATTCTATGAAGGGAAACTATCCCGAAACAATACTATATCCTGTGGATTCTGCCACATCCAGGAATATGCTTTCACCCATCACGGACATCCTGTGAGCCACGGGATCGATGATAAACTGGGGATCATAAATGCACCGGCCATTCAGAATATGGTTTTTCTCAAAAATTTTTCTTGGGACGGAGTAAGCCATAATCTGGACGAGAGGTCGCTCGTTCCAATTACGACAGATTTCGAGATGGATAGCTCTTTACCGGAAGTGGTAGGAAAACTGAATGCAGATGCCAACTACAAAAAGATGTTCAAGGCAGCTTACGGTGACGACAATATTACCGGGGAACGTGTGCTGAAAGCAATCTCTCAGTTTATGAGAACGATGATCTCCGCAGATTCCAAATATGACCGTCACAAAAAAGGAACAGCCAGTTTCACCAGCGAGGAATCTCAGGGAATGGCACTTTTTCAGAATAAATGCTCAAGTTGCCACAGCGGAGAACTCTTTACAGACGAAAGTTACAGGAATACAGGAATGTATTACAACGCTCAGTACGATGACCGGGGAAGGTACCGTGTGACACTGGACTGGAACGACAATATGAAATTCAGGGTTCCGAGTCTCAGAAATGTAGAACATACAGCACCCTATATGCACGACGGACGTTTTTACACGTTGGAAGCGGTTCTTAATTTCTATTCGGACAATGTCGAAGACCAGCCGAATCTTGATCCACTTTTAAAACAAAACGGGCACGTCGGAATCTCAATGACCAGCTTGGAAAAACAAAATATCAGCGCTTTCCTTAAAACCTTGAGCGACCAGAATTTTATAACCAATAAAAAATTTGCAGAATAA
- a CDS encoding S24 family peptidase: MMKLPENRVVLPITVDSEGENFIEIVPQKASMGYLKGFSDADYIDKLSRMKLPFLKNGKYRAFLADGDSMPPFADGSYIIGEYIEQLTDLKPGKEYIFVTSEGITYKTLVKQTKKSVVVSADNTFYEPYEIPLENVFEVWKYVRGILPENYKPGKTNETYINTVLQELKTSIKELDDKVSSIK; encoded by the coding sequence ATGATGAAGCTACCGGAGAACAGGGTGGTATTGCCGATCACCGTAGATTCTGAGGGGGAGAATTTTATCGAGATTGTACCACAGAAAGCATCGATGGGTTATCTGAAAGGTTTCAGCGATGCAGATTATATTGATAAGCTTTCCCGAATGAAACTTCCCTTTTTGAAGAATGGAAAATACAGGGCTTTTCTGGCGGATGGTGATTCGATGCCTCCTTTTGCAGACGGCTCCTATATTATAGGCGAATACATAGAACAATTGACCGACCTGAAACCCGGCAAGGAATATATTTTCGTCACTTCAGAAGGCATCACTTACAAGACATTGGTCAAGCAGACGAAAAAGTCGGTTGTCGTCTCGGCCGATAATACATTTTATGAGCCTTACGAGATCCCTCTTGAAAATGTTTTTGAGGTATGGAAATATGTGCGTGGGATCCTTCCGGAAAATTATAAACCTGGAAAGACCAACGAGACCTACATCAATACCGTGTTGCAGGAACTTAAAACCAGTATCAAAGAACTGGATGACAAAGTCTCTTCCATTAAATAA
- a CDS encoding exodeoxyribonuclease VII large subunit, with translation MDDQDVTYPVYSPASVIGIFSNALKLNATVNLIYLKGRYAFGGGKSYGNYYYDLLFSEGDHTSIGIRISSLLRSKITNNEIYTLRGFIEKNIKNSSIELRFVVDEIIQQEEKSISEEELERYGLIQKKLETGSKDLETLIRDKMLKDEKVRVANIYGNNAIVQKDFFEGLDVSRKYFDISDHSCNITSSTAIISKLKEISALDYDIVALVRGGGDRQSMETFNDLNLSELFITMKPVTVTAIGHTVDETLLDKLADKRFHLPHDYGAGLHAIAEKLSHERSNSRALLIDEVKKDVTKQFSEQVETLEKQLKKKNDEFTEAQKTYKEQSEAHNKTFSDQLKVRNEEFQKLQSTSTKQLEDLQKNFQEQQKQRQAEMESYKREIAVLHEKNIQSAINESTASLKVNLETLKQENVRLNQEVQSSKTDHTKIIIAFLVALVIGFILAKFI, from the coding sequence ATGGACGATCAAGATGTCACATATCCGGTCTATTCACCAGCCTCAGTCATTGGGATCTTCAGCAATGCCCTGAAGCTCAATGCCACGGTCAATCTGATCTATCTTAAAGGCAGATATGCTTTTGGTGGCGGTAAATCATATGGAAACTATTATTATGACCTTCTGTTCTCAGAAGGTGATCACACTTCGATAGGGATTCGTATTTCTTCATTACTCAGGAGTAAAATCACGAATAATGAGATCTACACACTCAGGGGGTTCATTGAGAAAAACATTAAAAATTCTTCGATAGAGCTTCGTTTTGTGGTTGATGAGATCATTCAGCAGGAAGAAAAATCCATCTCCGAAGAAGAGCTGGAAAGGTATGGGCTGATCCAGAAAAAACTGGAGACAGGATCAAAAGACCTTGAGACCTTGATCAGGGATAAGATGCTCAAAGATGAAAAGGTCAGGGTCGCTAACATTTATGGAAATAATGCGATTGTCCAGAAGGATTTTTTCGAAGGACTGGATGTTTCAAGAAAGTATTTTGATATTTCAGATCACAGCTGTAATATCACTTCCTCCACCGCGATCATTTCCAAACTGAAAGAAATTTCAGCTTTGGATTATGACATTGTTGCCTTGGTCAGGGGAGGAGGTGACCGACAGAGTATGGAAACCTTCAATGACCTGAACTTATCCGAATTATTCATCACAATGAAACCGGTTACTGTGACGGCCATCGGCCATACGGTAGATGAGACCTTATTGGATAAGCTGGCTGACAAGCGTTTTCATTTGCCCCACGATTATGGTGCTGGATTGCATGCCATTGCTGAAAAATTATCCCATGAACGATCCAATTCAAGGGCTCTTCTCATAGATGAGGTCAAAAAAGATGTCACCAAGCAGTTTTCGGAACAGGTAGAAACTTTAGAAAAACAGCTGAAGAAGAAAAATGACGAGTTCACTGAAGCCCAAAAAACATACAAAGAACAGAGTGAGGCACATAATAAGACCTTTTCAGATCAGCTTAAGGTGAGGAATGAAGAGTTTCAGAAACTTCAGTCTACTTCAACTAAACAGTTGGAAGATCTTCAGAAGAATTTCCAGGAGCAGCAGAAACAGCGCCAGGCTGAAATGGAGAGCTACAAAAGGGAAATCGCTGTTCTGCACGAAAAGAACATCCAGTCTGCCATCAATGAAAGTACAGCTTCTTTAAAGGTTAATCTGGAAACTCTTAAGCAGGAAAATGTCAGGCTTAATCAGGAAGTCCAAAGTAGTAAAACCGATCATACGAAGATTATCATTGCATTTCTAGTGGCTTTGGTTATAGGATTTATTCTTGCAAAATTTATATAG
- a CDS encoding YHS domain-containing protein — MKLKSTAASFFVMFASLVYAQQTGRDQKQISKKADLRKVKVINTYDPVCKMKSEDQISDTALYRKRIYGFCSSHCKDRFKQNPEKYLK, encoded by the coding sequence ATGAAATTAAAATCAACAGCAGCATCCTTTTTTGTGATGTTTGCAAGTCTTGTGTATGCACAGCAGACTGGTAGAGACCAGAAGCAAATCTCAAAAAAAGCGGATCTCCGAAAAGTAAAGGTTATCAATACTTATGATCCGGTATGCAAAATGAAAAGCGAGGATCAGATTTCCGATACGGCGCTTTACAGGAAAAGGATCTACGGATTCTGCAGCTCGCATTGCAAAGACAGGTTCAAACAAAATCCGGAAAAATATTTAAAATAG
- the dinB gene encoding DNA polymerase IV: MERAIAHMDLDTFFVSCERLKNSVLEKQPVIIGGGDRGVVASCSYEARYFGVRSAMPIKMALRLCPKAKVIKGDMEHYSNMSHLVTEVIQEKVPVLEKASIDEFYLDLSGMDKFFGCFQWTNEIVDAVTKNTGLPISFALSTNKTVSKIGTGESKPTGRFEVKEANIQNFLNPLSIKKIPMVGPETFNLFSRLGVKTIKTLSEMPIDVLQELVGKNGMVLWKKAHGIDETPVIPYSERKSISTEDTFAQDTIDILKIRSILSGMVEKLAYQLRQEKWLTSTVSVKIRYSNFDTETKQCRIPYTSADHTLLRYVLELFKKVYTRRMRIRLIGVRFTGLVHGLHQMDLFEDTEEMISLYQTMDHIKNRFGSSSVGRASGFLK, translated from the coding sequence ATGGAAAGAGCAATTGCACATATGGACCTTGACACCTTTTTTGTCTCCTGTGAGCGGCTGAAAAACTCTGTATTGGAGAAACAGCCTGTGATCATCGGAGGTGGGGATCGTGGTGTGGTGGCATCCTGCTCCTACGAAGCAAGGTATTTCGGGGTTCGTTCGGCAATGCCCATTAAGATGGCTTTGAGGTTATGTCCTAAAGCAAAAGTGATCAAGGGCGATATGGAACACTATTCAAATATGTCGCATCTGGTGACAGAGGTCATTCAGGAAAAAGTACCGGTGTTGGAGAAGGCCAGTATCGATGAATTTTATCTTGACCTTTCAGGAATGGACAAGTTCTTCGGCTGCTTTCAGTGGACCAATGAGATCGTCGACGCCGTAACAAAAAATACCGGTTTGCCGATCAGTTTTGCTTTATCTACGAATAAGACGGTCTCCAAGATCGGAACCGGAGAATCCAAACCCACCGGAAGATTTGAAGTGAAAGAGGCCAATATCCAAAATTTTTTAAATCCGCTGTCCATCAAAAAGATTCCGATGGTCGGACCTGAAACATTCAACCTGTTTTCACGACTGGGTGTCAAGACCATAAAGACCCTTTCTGAAATGCCCATTGACGTACTACAAGAACTGGTCGGAAAGAATGGAATGGTACTTTGGAAGAAAGCCCATGGCATCGATGAAACCCCTGTAATCCCCTACTCTGAAAGAAAGTCGATCTCCACGGAGGATACATTTGCTCAGGATACGATCGATATACTGAAGATCAGAAGCATTCTATCGGGTATGGTGGAAAAACTGGCTTATCAGCTGAGGCAGGAAAAGTGGCTGACCTCAACCGTTTCCGTGAAGATCAGATATTCCAATTTCGATACGGAGACCAAACAATGCAGGATACCCTATACTTCTGCGGACCATACCCTTCTCAGATATGTCCTTGAATTGTTCAAGAAGGTCTATACCAGAAGAATGAGGATCCGATTGATCGGTGTCAGATTTACCGGGCTGGTGCATGGGCTTCATCAAATGGATCTTTTCGAAGACACGGAAGAAATGATCTCCCTGTATCAGACAATGGATCATATCAAGAACAGGTTTGGAAGCTCAAGTGTAGGAAGGGCATCGGGGTTTTTAAAATAA